The Salminus brasiliensis chromosome 22, fSalBra1.hap2, whole genome shotgun sequence genomic interval GATCGCAGAGAGCAGCGATGATGCCATATTCCGCATCGCCCCCGGCCAGGGCATTCCTGACTGGCTGAAGGACAGCTTCCGTCCTGGCAGGTTCAACGAGCACATGCAGCGCGTCTTGGCCTACCTGGCCCAGCAGGGCGTGCAGGAGGACGCCATCCGCGAGGCCATCGAGGGCATCCCTCCTGCTCCAGGCCTGCTGGCACTCCTTGGCTTCCTGCGCTCCCACCGACAGGACTTTGAGTGTGTGGTGCTCTCGGACGCAAACACCTACTTTATCGAGACCTGGCTGCGCAAGGCCGGAACGCGCCAGCTCTTCTCCGAGATCTTCACCAATCCAGCCAGCTTCAACAAGGATGGGCATCTGGTGCTTCTGAATTTCCATGCTCACGGGTGCCCGCGGTGCCCGGAGAACATGTGCAAGCAGGTGATTCTCAGGGACTATCTGGCCAGAAGGGCCAGAGAAAGAGGGAAGCCATTCCAGAAGGTTTTCTACATCGGAGATGGGGCTAACGACATTTGCCCCACTCTAGCTCTGGGACAGAAGGACACAGCTTTTCCGAGGAGAGATTTCCCCATGCACCGGATCATCCAGGACATGCAGAGAGGACAGCCTGGGATTTACAAAGCCACTGTGGTGCCCTGGGCGCACGCAGAAGATGTGATAGACTGCCTCAAGAAAGCTGTGGAGGAGAGATGACTgaagaaggagggaaaaaataTAAACGATTAAAACTTCAGGGGCGTTCACCTACACAAGACTTACTAATCACGAACACAACAAATGATCTGAATCATGATCGCGCAGTTTTAGCAAAATAATGACCAGGAACCAATAAGAAAAGCTGTGGGAAAAGTACCAAATTGACTAGAAGCATTAGCAATAGTAGTATTGATCAAATCCAGATGTACACCCCATGTCATCCTTGCATCCATCTACCTAGTACCTTGTCACTTCCTTCTTCAGACATTGCGTCCATTAAAGCCTTCCAGAGGGCTTCCctacatctgcatctacatGGATTTCATGGAATAAAGGCCAGTAACATTTACCCCGGTTTGGCTCTAATACGAGGAGATATTGCTGTTCATAGGATGCACAGACAAAGCAGAGTGTGCAAACAGGGAGAAAACCTGAGCAGGTTGGAGTTTGTTTGTCATTTTGAAAACCAATGGGGTTCTCCTCAAGCTCCCCCCACAAATGCGCACAACACTCTTCTATAACAGATAAGCCAATTCGCTTCTGAATCAGGACAGAAGAGTACACAGTAATACTAGCATTTAACGCTGACGCCGCATAAGAATCACTCTGACGGAAATATCATGTCTACCTTGGGGGCCGTAGACGGTTGCTTACATTTCCCTAGTAGTGTAATGTCCATCCCTGACTGGCGGTGGAGGAAGggaacaagtaaaaaaaaaagaggaaagagCTTCGAGAGCTTTCAGAGCTCCTATTACAGACACGCACGGACACCCAATACACAAGCCGGTCGGCACCTGAGACGTGGTTCGACTTACACAAGGACTGACAGACGGCAAACACAACAAGACCTCACCGGAATAACGACCCACCACTGGCATCAGTGAAACGTCAGCGAGGGTGTGGAGCGAAACTCTTGGGATAGTGCCTGCGTTAGGCCAGAAACACACTCGGCGCAAATACGCAAATGTACGGATGTACAAGGCAACGTGTGTTCTGCGTCACTGTGGCGGTTGAACACTCTGTACTCAGGGTGGTGATGGAGAGAGCGAGACTTATCAAACTGGTCCACCTGGAAAAACAGCATTTCCTCTAATTATGGGCTTAAGTTTCAAGGCTTATGCTTCTGAGAAGTAAAGGAAGCTAGACTTGTTATTGGGATTCAACTActgctgtttttagctatgcaACACTTTGCGGCAGAAACTAAAGGAGGGCCTGGCTGATCAACCACGTTACACTACGATAAGGAGAGCAGCGATTTTTGAACTGTGCGTCAAATCATGTTTGGACTGTAACTCCGAGGCAAAGCTGAGCTGCAGCTCAAGACACAAGAGCACTTGGACTGGTTCTGGAGGCAGGAGACATAAGCCCCTTTCAGAAGGTTTCCAGGCCTTACCCGGAGGAGCTCTGTGTGAACGCAAACGCCCGGATCAGTCATACCAGACCTTTCCCAGACTTTATCTTGTACAAAGTCCGGATAATGTCCGAAAGAGCCCATCTGTGAATAGGGCAGGTCATTGTCCGGAGAAGTCAGAGTGGGTGCGTTAATGACATCATTATGGTTGAGTCGCTAGCCTCGATCTTTGATAAGCTGTAATCAAAACGCTGCTATTTCCGCAGTGTACTTATGGCGGCCTACCGTGCCCACTGCACGCGCCGCACGGGCGGCGGCCCATGCCCAAACCACGCGGCACATTTCCTGTAGCGACAACACGCCCGAAGCGGCTAATCTCCGGATAATACCTGGACCTGATTCTTCCCACATTTTCCAAAGAGAAAACGGCTGTAGAGAAATAGACTACCCGTTTCCATGCCGGCTTTAACAAGCCCTCGTCCAGTTGATgctcatatgtccaaatgtttgcggacaccccttctaatgaatgcattcaggtacaTTTAAGTtgctgcagagaagtactgctaatgaAATAGGACTGTCTGTAGCAGATAGACATGGACCTATGGACACCgtggctaatgccaggcgtgagctagaggggcattcggccccccagcattgagctgtggagcagtggaattgactgtgttctctggaatgatggttggtgctccatccaatacgtccaatattctgacctcacagcaatgctcccccaaaatctagtagaaaccttcttttctggacagtagagacagttcctccaacaaaaggataaaggataaacccttaatttaaaaaacaaaaaacaacaacgatgaatgagcacgtctcaatacttttgtccgtatcgTGTAGGCGTAATCACAAGTGGGCGAGGGGGTGTTAAAGACCAGTATGGAAACGAGGCCTTCTTCTTTAAATGCGTCCAGAGACTCTCACACATCATCCCTAATACCCTCCCACACATACTAGCCTCTTTAACAGAtaagcccacacacacacacaggctagaTTAACACttgcactcactcacacacacagagccagtCTATTTCTGCCATAGACgtagacacactcacatacactgaCACTAGCCTGTCtgctacatacacacacacacacacacacacacagccactagTCATTCTACCTCACGCACACACAGGGTAGTGGTGGAGGACGGAGTCGAGGCAAAGTGCAGTAACGGTACTCATGGTATCTCTCATGGTATCTTCTCCTAGATGGTGCTGAACAGCCAAGACACACAGTGTCCTCCATAATATTTAGGACAGAGACACAGTTGATATGTCcctccatctgctccacagtttaacaTTTTAACCAGTGACCACGCTTTTCAGGGCACCGTAATGATTGGGACATGAGCTGTCATGCTTAGTACTGTGTTGCAGATCTCCGGGCGCCTGCGATTCATAGACCTAGCCAGGTGCTGAGTATCTTCTCTCACGATCCTCTGCCAAACGCCTCTAAAGCAGCCGTCTTTAGCTTGTTACTTTGATTAAACACCTGTGTTGCCTTATGTAGCAGTATGTTTGGGATCTTTATCTTGCTGTAGGATAAAGCCACATCCGAAAAGTCCTTGTGCGGCTGCCCTCAGCGGTCACGTCATCAGTTTGGAGAGAAGTGTGCCAGCCCCTGAGGCGGCCATACAGGCCCGTGCACCATGAGGTGCTATGCCTTGGATTGTGGGCAGTCCAAATCTAGGCCCCATCTGTCCTCAAGACCTTTTTCCAGAATTCTGCAGCTCTTCAGACCTTCGTCTTGCATTGCAGCCTCTGTAGTCTCGGACAAATACACACCCACCTCCTGATCCTTTCTGATCTGTTGGACAGAGTCTTGAGGAGGTCCTACGTCTAGGCTACGTCCTCTCCTCTTAATGATATTCTACACAGTTGAGCTTGGTACTCGCAAGGTTTGACGGACGTCTCTGAGAGCTTAGCAGCAAGCCCAATGGAAAACCCCAATGGAGTAAACGTCCCAAACATCTGTGAAGCCAGACGTCCCAAACATTACTcatctctgaaatgatgggGGCTGTAAATTCAAAATGGAGACAACTTAAAAGTGGGCACTTTTGCAATACCCTGGAGTGCAAAAAAGTCTGGAGTGTGGACTTTAACCCTGTCCCAGtctgtttttttggtttggcGAGTAACGGGACGTCTTCCAGACGTCTTGGCGGGTCAACTGCACAAACTATCTATCCTGGGGCACTGCTACTTTGTGCTGATAACGGCCTGCAGGTCTCCCGTTATCTGTAAGCCTTAAGAGCCGTATCCACTTCCGCATGCTGGAGCAACCCCACCCAGCACCAAACGCACAAGCAAACCCCGTTAACCACCACCCAGTGCAGTTCATATGACTATACTGTATACGTACATATACGGACATACAGTGCTGCGTATATGTCAACCTCTGTATAACCATGTAGATGTGCACTCAGCAGGAGTGTGTTCCTCTTAAACTAGCGACTCCACAGATCTGTCAGAAGAACATGGCTAATGCTGGGGATCTTTACCACTTgtgatgcttttttttctcaaaaggGAAATGGGAATTTATGCAGGGCTTTTTTTAGGATAATACTCAGAAAGTACAGGATACTTAAACCACATCAGCAATATATACGTATTTATATGGTTGTAGGCAATAGTAACGATTGTAACACTCCTGTTATAAGATTAGAGCACTATTTGTTTTTTGCCtgaatatatatgtaatataaaatgTGCTGTAATGTTCACACCACAgtttatgtttaaaaacaaacaaataaatatctGTTGAATTTGGATAATAAACTAGATTtatgcattaaaatgtgcagaagcgTATGTACAGTGTTCAGAAGTCCAAAGGGTCAGAATCCCTGTTTGAAAGTCTGGAATCTCTTTTCAGAAATGTGGAATTTCTGTTCGAACCTTCGAAATCCCTGTTCAGAAGTTTGCATCTCTGTTTTTAAAATTTGGATCCTCTTCAAAAGATGTTCAGAAGTTTGGAATCTCTGTTTAAACCTCAGGAATCCCTGTTTAACTTTTGGAATCACTTCACAAGTTCTGAATCCCCGAATCAAAAGATGGAATCTTTTAAACCTTAT includes:
- the LOC140544292 gene encoding probable phosphatase phospho1, giving the protein MASPTVPSSSRFLMLFDFDETMIAESSDDAIFRIAPGQGIPDWLKDSFRPGRFNEHMQRVLAYLAQQGVQEDAIREAIEGIPPAPGLLALLGFLRSHRQDFECVVLSDANTYFIETWLRKAGTRQLFSEIFTNPASFNKDGHLVLLNFHAHGCPRCPENMCKQVILRDYLARRARERGKPFQKVFYIGDGANDICPTLALGQKDTAFPRRDFPMHRIIQDMQRGQPGIYKATVVPWAHAEDVIDCLKKAVEER